The region GATGACCGGGTGCAGGGGAGCGGGCGGGGCCGTCCTGTGGAGAGGCTGCAGCTGCGGGTAGAAGCCACTGCCGGAGGGGAGCTGTCCGCTCAGGACGTGGTGctgaaacagcagaggaggcagcagagccGCGGGGACCGACAGAAACTCATGGCGCACGTCCTGAACCTCCCGCTTTAACTTCATTCTCCTGTTCTGGAACCATGTTTTCACCTGGAAAATATAAACGCAGTCATCAGCTAATGCTCTCATGTGCACAGTTCTGAATTGTAGTAAttttaaagcagtttaaaaacacagaccAGGAGCCTCTTTATGACACATCCAGGTCCATTGTACAGAGGgacattaaacaaaaactgGAGCAAATTTTCCGCATTTtgctatttcttttttaaaaacctctgtAATATCTCTGGGGGCTTTAAGACCCTCTGTAACCACTCTCAAACCTACCTGAGTTTCGGAGAGGTTCAGCTTCTCAGCaaacttcctcctctgtgtagCACCCAGGTATTTGTGCTTGCTGAAGGTGCTCTCCAGTTTCCTGATTTGCTCGGAGGTGAACTTGGTCCTCATCCTTCTTTGCTGGGTGGCCTCCTCTTCGCTGTCATCTGCCACCTCGCTCTCAGACCCCGATGTGTAACCGCAGCTGTCTGGAAGAAAGAGCAGAGCATTTAATCAACAGTGTAAAAAATCATTATACATAAAGGCCTGTCAATCTCAGCTCTTAAGACTCAGTTTGTCAGTGAACTTACTGTTCGGTGAGGTCGGAGAGAACTGGCTTCTTGATTCTTTTGTAAATTCCCTCATTTCACCATGGACCTTTGAATGGAGCGCAGCATCCTTAGTCTCCTCATAATAACTCCTGGAAAGCCACTCAATCGAGAAGTTTGCCATGTTTCAGTCAGTGATCTCAAGGTGTGTGCAGGTCAGTGTTGCGGTCTCTTGGGAGACTCTTGGCCGCTGGGATAGCCTATATAGGAGGGGCACACTTCTTTATTTGCATATGCAAAGGCTTCTCAGCGGAACGATAGAAACTTGATGGTGGTTGTAATTGAGGTTAATAGAGGTTGGGTTGTGGTTTTTCTCACGTTCATGGCTGGCTGAAGATGATCCGGCGCCACTGAGTCTGAGTATCAGTTAGCTGGCATCTCAGACTAAAAAAGATCTCTGCATAAAGTGATTCAGGGCTATATCCGCCACTGAATACAGGATGGTTCACTAAATGTCACATATGTAGCCCTGGTAAAGAACTGGTTAAAGGATTCAGGTCCTACTGTGCCTTTCTCCTAGAGAGTCTTAGAAAGTCTTAATGACAATGTTCCTTGCTCCATAAAACGACACATTGTCTAAGCAGTGATTTATTGGTGGTTTAAGACACTGAAACTGcctattttttaaaaaagaaagcaaacaaaaaaaacatataactTAAAAAGTCTCAAGTATTGTGACAACCTGGCCGCTGTTGTTAATGTGTAGACATTTTCAGGCTGCCGAGGCGGTGAGTGACTCCTGGAGAACAGGCATGAGCGCCCAGCTGTCTGCGCATCAGGCATCCCGGTGATGAAGTCTTTGTTATGGTGGGACTGGGTGGGTGTTACCGCATTCAGAAAGCATtgacagaaagtgagaaagtTCCGTTTGATGTTTGCTGGCCTATTTGAATGAAACGTTCGCTGAACTGGGTATACCTTCAAAAGATACATATGATATATAGAATAATACTTTTCAACcaaacttaattaaaaaaatagataatTTAGAGTAAAATTGTCTTAATTAGGCTACTAATTATTTCCCTGCACTTACATCCGGTGTATTTTAactggaaatataaaaacaacgTATGGCGTCAAATAacttagaataaataaataagacgCTAACGCAGGCCCACAGCTCTCCATGTATGAGCTTTCCATTATCTTCAAGTTGTTGTGAATCAAGTTTACTATCTCCAAAGCTCATCACATAATCAGGTTTTAACCTCAGGCCTCAGACTTCAAACCCAGAGATCAGATTCGTTGGCCACACAAAAGCCCAGACTCTCTGGAGCCTGGCTGCAGGGGCTCCTGCTGTAAGTGTAAACTCATCAATGAGCGGCTTAATTAGGACTAATTGTTGACCATGATCTCCCCGTTAGCTGGCGTTTGAAGTGCAGAGATGAGGACAAACAACGCATATGAAAGCCGAGCATATGGTCGGCCCTTTGTTgacaggtgaggaggaagacCCACCCAGCACAATGTCTGCATGAGGGGTCTCATCGTGACgtgtgtgaaaaataaagtgtctggtctgtttttttgttacagTCTACAACATGACAGTGAATGACACACCATCCAAAGGATTTAATTTATCATGATCTGTTTATATGGCTTCATCTGATTTGGCTTCAGCCTCTATCTTCATGATATTATGAGAGAATCAAATCAGGAGATCCACACAATGAGTTGTGATAAGAAGCTTTAGCCTAAATGGACAGCCGCCATCTTTATCAGCTCCTTCTTCcagcctcctccctcctgcagaTGAAAGACGGACTGATCCGTTCATGTAGAACTAATCCCACAATAAAGATAACATCAGCTTCAATGATGTGTGAAGCAATAAAATACAGAGTCCAGGTGCTTCGGTATAGAAGATAAACTTTATTTAGTTATAAATAGACATTTCTGTGAATCATATacaacttttaaataaaacaactctGGATTGCACTTTCTTTGGATTGTAAGTGTCTAAGTCGGAAGAGTCTCTTAGTTGACAGTTTGTCAGTAGAAGTGAGGATTGTGGATCATGACATGGGGAGGGTGGTGAGGGGGGAGAGGTTGCTGGAGGACCATCTGCGGGACGGGGAGCGGGTAAAAGGCCGGGCCGGTCGCGGGGTAGTGGGGTCTCTGTCCAGCCATGCCGTGGTACTGAACTGGGGGAAGAGGCTGGAACATCACTGATGGGACTTGGGGGGCGAGGTAGTCCTGCACCTCCCGTTTCAGCTTCATCCTCCTGTTCTGAAACCAGGTCctcacctgagagagagagagagagcgaaaaaGTTAGAATCCAAACCAATGCGCAATTAAAGACTCAGCTGTAAAATGCTGTATATGAAAGAGGGTTGTTTGCATTGAAAATCGCATCTTACCTGAGTTTCTGTGAGGTTCAGCTTCTGTGCTGTCTTCGTCCTCTCTCCACCGTCCAGGTATTTGTGCTTGTTGAAGATCTTCTCCAGCTTGCTGATCTGCTCGGGGGTGAACTTTGTGCGCACGCGGCGCTGTGGCCCGTCTCTCTCCGCCTCGCTGGCCTCATCCACAGAGAGGCACTCATAGGAAGCTGCTTCGCTCTCGTACCCGGAGGAGTACCCGCTGATTTCTgaaactggagagaggagaaatcTGGTTATCACCGCTGCTCGTGCGTCAAGACTGCATCGCCGCTTCAAAGTTAGGGGGTGTGTTCTACTTACTTGGTGAGGCGCAGCTTGTTGAATGTGAAGGTGAGCACAGGCTGGAGTCCAGAGGCCTGCTGATCTCCGCTGGCTCCATGTGTTCAACGGGCTTTGATGGTTTGGGTTTTGGCTGCAGGTAGCCCTTGCCAAAAGTCGGGGGACGCGGCTGCACCAAGCAGGGGATATGAGGTCTGCAGGTCGGCGCAGTATCCATGCCAGCTCCGTGGTCTTCAGTCGGAGTGGTGGTGTGATGGCTCTGGGCCAGCCAGTCCACAGAAAAGTACTTCACCATGTTCGCAGTGCTGCTCAGTGACCTGTAAATCCACCAGATGTCAGAGGGAGTGTGtggcagcagctcctctccgGGGTCAGCTTTTATAGGGGCCGGCCGCTCACCGCAATTTGCATATGTAGAGGTCCTTGTTAACGCCCGATAGATCCCGATGATTAGGGGTTAATGGCTCGTTATTGAAGTCTTTACATatcctgtgagtgtgtggagaCCTGGCGCCACTGAGTCTGTGAGAATCCCCCTGAGCTCATACATTTGTCCGCCCCGACTGAAACTGAGGGCCCTGCAGAAACAGCCGGGCAGGAGAGGGGATGAATACTTCCATGTTGCTGCTGCGTACAGGAGCAGCGGAGGAGAGGAGTCGGGCTCCtcagtcattttaaataaaccTCGGCCACAAGAATGCGTAATTTAACATGGATGCAATTACTGATACCCGGGTCTGATGAAGAGAGACATAATCATCAGCCTATGTGTTAATGTAATGGTTGTGGAAGCGGGCGCAGGGGTCCACCAAGGTCCAATGAAATAGTTTGTAATGTTGTAAACACGTTCTCTGGAAGTTTAAACACGCTTTGATTTGACATAACTCCCCTCACCGTTGTACCACTTCTCCAATACAGTAACGACCATTTTCTCATATGACAATCACTGGAGATATGCATGTGCTTTAGTTGGCTGCGAAATGACAGTTTTTGAGTGAGGAAAGTTTTCTGACACTTTTTGAACAGCCAGAAACTGATTCATCAGAAACGAACACAGAGCCGCACAAAGAAAGGAGAGATTGGGAAATAG is a window of Seriola aureovittata isolate HTS-2021-v1 ecotype China chromosome 14, ASM2101889v1, whole genome shotgun sequence DNA encoding:
- the vox gene encoding ventral homeobox, yielding MVKYFSVDWLAQSHHTTTPTEDHGAGMDTAPTCRPHIPCLVQPRPPTFGKGYLQPKPKPSKPVEHMEPAEISRPLDSSLCSPSHSTSCASPISEISGYSSGYESEAASYECLSVDEASEAERDGPQRRVRTKFTPEQISKLEKIFNKHKYLDGGERTKTAQKLNLTETQVRTWFQNRRMKLKREVQDYLAPQVPSVMFQPLPPVQYHGMAGQRPHYPATGPAFYPLPVPQMVLQQPLPPHHPPHVMIHNPHFY
- the vent gene encoding ventral expressed homeobox translates to MANFSIEWLSRSYYEETKDAALHSKVHGEMREFTKESRSQFSPTSPNNSCGYTSGSESEVADDSEEEATQQRRMRTKFTSEQIRKLESTFSKHKYLGATQRRKFAEKLNLSETQVKTWFQNRRMKLKREVQDVRHEFLSVPAALLPPLLFQHHVLSGQLPSGSGFYPQLQPLHRTAPPAPLHPVILAPHFY